The Polycladomyces zharkentensis genome includes a window with the following:
- a CDS encoding DivIVA domain-containing protein gives MQRLTPMDIYKKDFKHAIRGYDIDEVNQFLDLVIKNFEELIEENERLKKELKKAQSGQVGQMTHPRLAKTEISPNDPVIQDILRRLERLEQRIFSTRP, from the coding sequence ATGCAACGTTTGACGCCGATGGACATTTACAAAAAAGATTTCAAACATGCCATCCGAGGATATGACATAGATGAAGTCAATCAGTTTTTGGATTTGGTGATCAAGAATTTCGAAGAGTTGATCGAAGAAAACGAACGACTGAAAAAAGAGCTGAAAAAAGCCCAATCCGGGCAAGTTGGTCAAATGACGCATCCCCGCCTCGCCAAGACGGAAATTTCCCCGAATGACCCCGTAATCCAAGACATCCTGCGCCGTTTGGAACGATTGGAACAGCGTATTTTCAGTACCCGACCATAG
- the dacB gene encoding D-alanyl-D-alanine carboxypeptidase/D-alanyl-D-alanine endopeptidase, translating into MRTWRDRLEPLWERWKSESGEKGAQVGCALFSLRRKETYGHRDEEWMIPASNNKLWTSAVALERLGAEYRWQTLLEWTEDRWLIVGGGDPVFGQRQAEALLAELKGHGVRRMPGRIDWDDSAFPTRRWGTGWARDDLSEGYAAPVHALNMELNRIAWVADPEDPYPRLRLPPSYGTLTVQWRSHLSWTEEEESDVRVMRAERSNRFRIEGALSRQDPQVTGAVWSPPHFFMERLRWFAQEQGLAVPETWTGRRRKSGGRMRKTGVDSPPLKECLALVNADSENLVAEILLHTIGRESGGKDWVEQGIQIVEQTLRRWGLEPPAAFVDGSGLSMHNRCSPRQLCELLRLMLDHPAFSVFADSLAVYGQTGTLKKRNPLPPPITVRAKTGTLTGVKTLSGYLFEGRTPVYVFSLMVNGVREERNVENLQDAFLRLLADHIRDERD; encoded by the coding sequence ATGCGGACATGGCGTGATCGACTGGAACCGTTGTGGGAGCGATGGAAGTCGGAATCGGGAGAGAAAGGGGCACAAGTGGGGTGTGCCCTTTTTTCGCTTCGACGGAAGGAGACGTACGGTCACCGGGATGAAGAATGGATGATTCCCGCGTCCAACAACAAGCTGTGGACTTCCGCCGTTGCATTGGAGCGGTTGGGAGCGGAGTATCGTTGGCAAACGCTCCTGGAATGGACGGAAGATCGTTGGTTGATCGTAGGGGGCGGTGATCCCGTGTTCGGCCAACGACAGGCGGAAGCGCTGTTGGCGGAATTAAAAGGACACGGTGTTCGACGCATGCCCGGTCGTATCGACTGGGACGACAGCGCATTCCCGACGCGGCGATGGGGTACCGGTTGGGCGCGGGATGATTTATCGGAAGGATACGCCGCCCCTGTCCACGCGCTCAATATGGAATTGAACCGGATTGCTTGGGTGGCTGATCCGGAAGACCCCTATCCCCGCCTTCGGTTGCCACCGTCATATGGCACACTTACTGTTCAATGGCGAAGTCATTTGTCGTGGACCGAAGAGGAAGAATCAGATGTACGGGTGATGAGGGCCGAACGTTCCAACCGTTTTCGCATCGAGGGGGCGCTTTCCCGCCAGGATCCGCAGGTAACGGGAGCGGTATGGTCGCCTCCGCACTTTTTTATGGAGCGTTTGCGTTGGTTTGCACAGGAACAAGGTCTGGCCGTCCCGGAAACATGGACCGGACGCCGGCGGAAGAGCGGTGGCCGGATGCGGAAGACGGGTGTGGACTCTCCACCGCTGAAAGAGTGCCTGGCATTGGTCAATGCCGACAGCGAAAACTTGGTGGCGGAGATTCTCCTGCATACAATCGGGCGCGAATCCGGTGGGAAGGACTGGGTGGAGCAAGGCATTCAAATCGTCGAACAAACCTTGCGACGGTGGGGATTGGAACCGCCCGCGGCATTTGTGGACGGATCGGGTCTGTCCATGCATAATCGCTGTTCACCACGCCAATTGTGCGAATTGTTGCGCTTGATGCTAGACCATCCGGCTTTCTCCGTTTTTGCGGACAGTTTGGCGGTTTACGGACAAACCGGTACGTTGAAGAAACGGAATCCGCTCCCGCCGCCGATCACCGTTCGCGCCAAGACAGGCACGCTCACCGGTGTCAAAACGCTTTCGGGATACCTGTTTGAAGGTCGGACGCCCGTTTACGTGTTTTCGCTGATGGTGAACGGCGTGCGGGAAGAACGAAACGTGGAAAACCTCCAGGATGCGTTTTTACGTCTCCTCGCCGACCATATCCGTGATGAGCGGGATTGA
- a CDS encoding DUF1499 domain-containing protein, whose translation MSFLRRMFSGVTETGERDPDPDLRTRYYRAPVKEVGETLEQLPARLSLFRVVHHDRQRHEIMLEYRNPLGGKHDVVVTLFAVSPVRVAVDIHAATRGKMIDLGWNKKCIQAIYQHLDGIHPRVSGA comes from the coding sequence ATGTCATTTTTACGCCGAATGTTCAGCGGCGTAACAGAGACGGGGGAACGCGATCCCGATCCGGATCTGCGCACCCGGTATTACCGTGCACCTGTAAAAGAAGTGGGAGAGACACTGGAACAGTTGCCGGCACGCCTCTCATTGTTTCGCGTTGTTCATCATGACCGGCAACGTCACGAAATCATGCTGGAGTATCGCAACCCGCTGGGCGGGAAACATGATGTGGTGGTCACGTTGTTTGCGGTTTCCCCGGTCAGGGTGGCGGTGGATATTCATGCAGCAACCAGGGGCAAAATGATCGATCTGGGTTGGAACAAAAAGTGCATACAAGCCATTTATCAACACCTGGATGGCATCCATCCAAGGGTATCGGGGGCATGA
- the rodA gene encoding rod shape-determining protein RodA → MTHKWKRSLVSLDYPLIVLVLLLAVISILSISSATYTSDSSYVVKQIGWYLLGILFMTAVLLFDYRILAQGRFLYLLYGLGLVLLMLVWVPGLGAKVKGAQQWIRIGSFQFQPSEFMKIFLILILAKHLAEVKRLPLRDFKTLGKIFLLFAVPFLIILKQPDLGTALVLIGILASMLLVGGLDWRWILTGVVIVGIVVGTVLGLYVTKSPLIHVILEPHQIERIQTFLDPASDPTGAGYQLTQSMIAVGSGQLSGKGFHNGTQAQGRWIPEPHNDFIFAVFAEEFGFIGGSILLCIFIFIAYRMIRIALRCEDRFGSCIIAGIVGMLVFQVFQNVGMTIGILPITGLPLPFISYGGSSLLTQMVAVGLVLNVGMQQKREFLFMDR, encoded by the coding sequence ATGACGCACAAGTGGAAGCGATCTCTCGTATCATTGGACTATCCGCTCATCGTGTTGGTCCTGCTTTTGGCCGTCATCAGCATTCTCTCCATTTCCAGCGCCACCTACACGTCGGATTCCTCCTATGTGGTCAAGCAAATCGGGTGGTATCTACTGGGTATTCTGTTCATGACGGCCGTTCTCCTGTTTGATTACCGCATTTTGGCGCAGGGCAGGTTTTTGTACTTGTTGTACGGTTTGGGATTGGTTCTGTTGATGTTGGTCTGGGTCCCCGGCTTGGGTGCCAAGGTGAAGGGAGCACAACAATGGATCCGTATCGGATCGTTCCAATTCCAACCGTCGGAGTTTATGAAGATCTTTTTGATACTCATCTTGGCCAAACATCTGGCCGAAGTGAAGCGACTGCCCCTGCGTGATTTCAAAACGCTGGGCAAAATCTTCCTGTTGTTTGCCGTCCCCTTTTTGATCATCCTGAAACAGCCCGATCTCGGAACCGCATTGGTTTTGATCGGAATTTTGGCCAGCATGCTGCTGGTGGGCGGTTTGGATTGGCGATGGATTCTCACCGGTGTGGTGATTGTGGGGATCGTTGTCGGCACGGTGTTGGGATTGTACGTTACCAAAAGCCCGTTGATCCACGTCATACTGGAACCGCACCAGATCGAGCGCATCCAGACCTTTTTGGACCCGGCATCCGATCCGACCGGAGCGGGGTATCAATTGACCCAATCGATGATTGCCGTCGGTTCCGGTCAGTTGTCGGGAAAAGGGTTTCACAACGGGACGCAGGCACAGGGACGATGGATTCCCGAACCGCACAATGACTTCATCTTTGCCGTGTTTGCCGAGGAATTCGGATTTATCGGCGGAAGTATCCTGTTGTGCATCTTTATCTTCATCGCTTACCGGATGATCCGTATCGCTCTGCGTTGTGAGGATCGTTTCGGTTCCTGCATCATTGCGGGGATCGTCGGAATGCTGGTGTTTCAGGTGTTTCAAAATGTCGGCATGACCATCGGCATATTGCCGATCACCGGTTTGCCCCTTCCGTTCATCAGTTACGGCGGCAGTTCACTTTTGACCCAGATGGTGGCGGTGGGCTTGGTGTTGAATGTGGGCATGCAGCAAAAAAGAGAGTTTTTGTTCATGGATCGGTGA
- the ftsW gene encoding putative lipid II flippase FtsW yields MRRGKPDFWLILIAFILLGFGLVMVFSASYYKGLTDYGGDSYYFFKRQLIWAVAGLFLFFVAANIPYTIYRRFVGTILLISILLLIAVLIPGIGVEVKGARRWIELGPMSFQPSELVKLSALIYTASIMTKKQPVMDSFKRAILPPLIVLGLICSLIVIEPHYSTTIIILSSCMVVIFCAGLRFRHLLFLALTGIPILVWVMIMEPYRIKRLTTLFNPWKNPTADGYQIIQSLYAIGPGGLSGSGLGNSIQKMAYLPEAHTDFIFAIVAEELGFIGGTLLIALFIALILRGIRISLRAPDQFGMLLGIGITSLIGIEALFNLGVVTAMLPVTGVPLPFISYGGSTLMLSMTSLGILLNISRYTDMPAKQKKPRGPVSVPGR; encoded by the coding sequence ATGAGACGAGGGAAACCTGATTTTTGGCTGATCCTGATCGCGTTCATCCTGTTGGGATTCGGCTTGGTCATGGTATTCAGTGCAAGCTACTATAAAGGATTAACCGATTATGGCGGGGACAGTTACTATTTTTTTAAACGGCAGTTAATCTGGGCAGTGGCCGGATTGTTTCTCTTTTTTGTGGCGGCCAATATACCCTACACCATTTATCGACGATTTGTCGGTACGATTTTGTTGATCAGCATTCTGCTATTGATCGCCGTACTCATTCCCGGCATCGGTGTCGAGGTCAAGGGAGCCCGCCGCTGGATCGAACTGGGACCGATGAGCTTTCAACCATCGGAGCTGGTCAAATTGAGCGCGTTGATCTATACGGCATCGATCATGACAAAGAAACAACCGGTCATGGACAGTTTCAAACGCGCCATCTTGCCACCTTTGATCGTGTTGGGTCTCATCTGCTCACTGATCGTCATCGAACCGCACTACAGTACCACCATCATCATCCTCTCCTCCTGCATGGTGGTCATCTTTTGTGCGGGGTTGCGATTCCGCCATCTTTTGTTTCTCGCATTGACCGGCATACCGATCCTCGTTTGGGTGATGATCATGGAGCCGTACCGAATCAAACGGCTCACCACCCTGTTCAACCCGTGGAAAAATCCCACTGCGGACGGCTATCAGATCATTCAGTCGCTGTATGCGATCGGACCCGGCGGATTGTCCGGCTCCGGATTGGGCAACAGCATCCAAAAGATGGCCTACCTTCCGGAAGCACACACCGATTTCATCTTCGCCATCGTGGCGGAAGAGCTGGGCTTTATCGGTGGGACGCTGCTGATCGCCCTGTTTATCGCGCTGATTTTGCGCGGGATTCGCATTTCCCTGCGGGCACCCGACCAGTTTGGCATGCTGCTCGGGATCGGCATTACCTCCTTAATCGGGATCGAAGCCTTGTTCAATCTCGGTGTCGTGACCGCCATGCTCCCGGTTACGGGTGTACCGTTGCCGTTCATCAGTTATGGCGGTTCCACGTTGATGTTGAGCATGACATCGTTGGGCATCTTGCTCAATATTTCCCGCTACACCGACATGCCGGCCAAACAGAAAAAACCTCGCGGACCGGTTTCTGTTCCGGGTAGATAA
- a CDS encoding zinc metallopeptidase, with protein sequence MVTLLWILSLAALGLTFWAQFRVKGTFRKWAKEPATSGLTGAEVARRILDSNGLHDVAVEPVPGELTDHYDPIHRVVRLSEPVYYDSSIAAISVAAHECGHAIQHKEAYGALVLRHRMFPVVNFASSVAPFLLMGGIFLQMMNLFALGVVFFSAAVAFQLVTLPVEFNASSRAKQIMVRDGYIRNLEERGVSKVLNAAALTYVASALYALLELFRFVAMLVVSQNDD encoded by the coding sequence ATGGTGACATTGTTGTGGATCTTGTCATTGGCGGCGTTGGGTTTGACGTTTTGGGCGCAGTTCCGTGTGAAGGGCACATTTCGTAAATGGGCGAAGGAACCGGCCACTTCCGGGTTGACCGGTGCCGAAGTTGCCCGGCGCATCTTGGATTCAAACGGGCTGCACGATGTGGCGGTCGAACCGGTACCGGGGGAATTGACTGACCACTACGATCCAATTCACCGGGTTGTGCGTCTGTCGGAGCCGGTTTACTACGACAGCTCGATCGCTGCGATTTCCGTGGCGGCTCACGAGTGCGGACACGCCATTCAGCATAAAGAAGCGTACGGTGCGTTGGTATTGCGGCACCGCATGTTTCCGGTCGTCAACTTCGCCTCTTCCGTGGCTCCGTTCTTGCTGATGGGTGGGATTTTCCTGCAAATGATGAACCTGTTTGCGCTGGGAGTCGTGTTTTTCTCCGCTGCCGTGGCGTTTCAGCTTGTCACGCTGCCGGTGGAGTTTAATGCCAGCTCCCGCGCGAAACAGATCATGGTTCGCGATGGATATATCCGCAATCTGGAAGAACGGGGCGTCAGCAAAGTGCTGAATGCGGCCGCGTTAACCTATGTGGCTTCGGCGTTGTACGCACTGTTGGAACTGTTTCGCTTCGTGGCGATGTTGGTGGTTTCGCAAAACGATGATTGA
- a CDS encoding YhcN/YlaJ family sporulation lipoprotein, producing the protein MRLLTKWIAGTLTLAVFLGMMGCAMQKRPESQPDTRPRTTQPITYRTPNAAPNVTNLRAANHVADAVARLKEVDSSVVFLADRTAYVAVVLEKDYRAGLTGRLKSKISRQVKRIDPSVRTVYVSTNPDFVARMRDYARDVQQGRPITGLIDNFRKIIQRTFPTAR; encoded by the coding sequence ATGCGGCTGTTGACCAAGTGGATCGCGGGAACGCTGACGCTTGCGGTGTTCCTGGGAATGATGGGATGTGCCATGCAAAAAAGACCGGAATCCCAGCCTGACACGCGTCCCAGGACGACACAACCGATTACCTACCGTACGCCGAATGCCGCACCCAATGTCACCAATCTGCGGGCAGCCAATCATGTGGCGGACGCAGTCGCCCGTCTGAAAGAAGTCGACTCGTCCGTTGTGTTTCTGGCCGATCGCACGGCATATGTGGCGGTCGTGTTGGAAAAAGACTACCGTGCCGGTTTGACGGGGCGTTTGAAGTCCAAAATCTCCAGGCAGGTGAAAAGGATCGATCCGAGCGTACGAACTGTCTACGTATCCACCAATCCCGATTTTGTCGCCCGGATGCGAGATTATGCGCGTGATGTCCAACAAGGACGTCCAATCACAGGGCTTATCGACAATTTCCGGAAAATCATTCAACGGACGTTCCCGACGGCACGGTAA